In one Gracilinanus agilis isolate LMUSP501 chromosome 6, AgileGrace, whole genome shotgun sequence genomic region, the following are encoded:
- the LOC123251169 gene encoding olfactory receptor 1444-like has product MGNSTEVTEFILLGLTDDPKLHLPLFLVFLFIYLFTLVGNLGMMVLIQSDSRLHTPMYFFLSNLSFVDLGYSSAVAPKVAAALYSGNKVISYSECAAQFFFFVGFATVECYLLASMAYDRHAAVCKPLHYTTTMTASVCLCLVAGSYFCGFLNASIHAGDTFSLSFCRSNVVHHFFCDIPPLLALSCSDTHISELVVFFVVGFNVFFTLLVILISYLFIFIAILRMKSAEGRQKAISTCASHLTAVSIFYGTIIFMYLQPGSSHSMDSDKIASVFYTVVIPMLNPVIYSLRNKEVKNAFSKMIKQVRFSRNS; this is encoded by the coding sequence ATGGGAAATAGCACTGAAGTGACCGAGTTCATTCTCTTGGGACTGACAGATGACCCCAAACTCCACCTCCCTCTCTTCCTAGTATTTTTGTTCATCTATCTTTTCACCCTTGTAGGGAACTTGGGAATGATGGTGCTTATCCAGTCTGACTCCCGCCTCCACACACCAATGTACTTTTTCCTCAGCAATCTTTCCTTTGTTGATCTGGGTTACTCCTCCGCTGTAGCTCCCAAGGTGGCCGCTGCCCTCTACTCAGGGAATAAGGTCATCTCCTACTCCGAGTGTGCTGCCCAGTTCTTCTTCTTTGTTGGGTTTGCCACAGTGGAATGctacctcctggcttccatgGCCTACGACCGCCATGCTGCTGTGTGTAAGCCCCTCCATTACACCACCACCATGACGGCGAGTGTGTGCCTTTGTCTGGTCGCCGGATCCTACTTTTGTGGCTTTCTGAATGCTTCGATCCATGCCGGAGATACCTTCAGCCTTTCTTTCTGTCGTTCTAATGTAGTCCATCACTTTTTCTGTGATATTCCCCCACTTTTAGCTCTCTCCTGCTCTGACACCCACATCAGCGAGTTGGTTGTGTTCTTTGTGGTTGGTTTCAATGTCTTCTTTACTCTCCTGGTCATCTTGATCTCCTACCTGTTCATCTTCATCGCCATCCTAAGGATGAAGTCCGCTGAAGGCCGCCAGAAGGCCATCTCCACCTGTGCTTCCCACCTTACTGCCGTCTCCATCTTCTATGGGACAATCATCTTCATGTACTTACAACCTGGCTCCAGCCACTCCATGGACAGTGACAAGATAGCATCTGTGTTTTACACAGTGGTCATCCCCATGTTGAACCCTGTGATCTACAGCCTGAGGAACAAGGAAGTCAAAAATGCCTTTAGCAAAATGATCAAACAGGTGAGGTTTTCTAGGAATAGCTAA